The following proteins come from a genomic window of Streptomyces sp. NBC_01716:
- a CDS encoding DUF3263 domain-containing protein, which produces MTAPTPQPQPQPQPQPQPEPELTERDRAVLAVEARSWPGPGAKERDIRERLGISPTRYYQLLGVLIDDPLALAHDPVTVNRLRRIRDARRARR; this is translated from the coding sequence ATGACCGCGCCTACTCCCCAGCCGCAGCCGCAGCCCCAGCCGCAGCCGCAGCCCGAGCCCGAACTGACCGAGCGGGACCGGGCGGTCCTCGCCGTGGAGGCCCGCTCGTGGCCCGGCCCCGGCGCCAAGGAGCGCGACATCCGGGAGCGGCTGGGCATCTCGCCGACCCGCTACTACCAGCTGCTGGGCGTGCTCATCGACGATCCGCTGGCCCTCGCTCACGACCCGGTGACCGTCAACCGCCTGCGCCGGATCAGGGACGCCCGCCGCGCCCGCCGCTGA
- the otsB gene encoding trehalose-phosphatase, which produces MGSHSHPLPTPVTSAGAEGLAALLARPGKAVVALDFDGTLADIVPDPESARAHPGAVPALVALAPHVASVAVITGRPAAVAVRYGGFAGVPGLEHLVVLGHYGAERWDAVSGTVTAPPPHPGVAAARDELPGLLEQFASWSGTWIEEKGQAVAVHTRRAADPQGAFDALRGPLADLAARHGLVLEPGRMVLELRPPGVDKGVALQEYVREVGAETVVYGGDDLGDLPAFAAVNALRAQGRPGLLLCSGTGDVPELAGQADLVLPGPGALVGFLASVAARL; this is translated from the coding sequence ATGGGCAGCCACTCGCACCCCCTGCCGACCCCCGTCACCTCCGCCGGCGCCGAAGGCCTGGCCGCGCTTCTCGCCCGGCCCGGGAAAGCCGTCGTCGCGCTCGACTTCGACGGCACGCTCGCCGACATCGTCCCCGACCCCGAGAGCGCCCGCGCCCACCCCGGCGCGGTCCCCGCGCTCGTCGCCCTCGCCCCGCACGTCGCCTCCGTCGCGGTGATCACCGGCCGCCCGGCCGCTGTCGCGGTGCGGTACGGCGGCTTCGCCGGCGTACCGGGCCTGGAACACCTCGTGGTCCTCGGCCACTACGGCGCCGAGCGCTGGGACGCGGTCAGCGGCACCGTGACCGCTCCGCCGCCGCACCCCGGGGTCGCAGCCGCCCGTGACGAACTCCCGGGGCTCCTCGAACAGTTCGCGTCCTGGAGCGGTACGTGGATCGAGGAGAAGGGCCAGGCGGTCGCCGTCCACACCCGCAGGGCCGCCGACCCGCAAGGGGCCTTCGACGCCCTGCGCGGACCCCTCGCAGACCTGGCGGCCCGGCACGGCCTGGTGCTCGAACCGGGCCGCATGGTCCTGGAGTTGCGCCCGCCCGGCGTGGACAAGGGCGTGGCCCTTCAGGAGTACGTCCGCGAGGTCGGCGCCGAGACGGTCGTCTACGGCGGTGACGACCTGGGCGACCTCCCGGCCTTCGCCGCGGTCAACGCCCTGCGCGCACAGGGCCGTCCGGGTCTGCTGCTGTGCAGCGGTACGGGGGACGTCCCCGAACTCGCCGGGCAGGCCGACCTGGTGCTGCCGGGCCCTGGCGCGCTGGTCGGTTTCCTCGCGTCGGTGGCGGCCCGCCTCTGA